A window from Schistosoma haematobium chromosome 1, whole genome shotgun sequence encodes these proteins:
- the BACE2 gene encoding Beta-secretase 2 (EggNog:ENOG410V7VW~COG:O~MEROPS:MER0005870), producing MNGLLRLIRIIKLYYIIICYQLIELNHIVETIFLPSSSSSSSSSSSSSSSTSSSSSIIYNLSGIPGQGYYMTVYIGKPNQKIHLLVDTGSSNLAIAGRNLTNVDNWFESTKSSTLRCSDHLIQHVHYLKGYWSGIYCQDEFDFTNKQDTTMINRYPMNNNNNNNNNNRIHMSFSLIFNSTKVFLSHTNITWYGIIGLGFNSIYIKPKSIKHHNNDQINLLIDWKNQFMNQIMNNKNQFTYLDQLNSIWKIHKQFGLLLCGTTMFNDPDMNSRKMSGKLIIGRTDLNLLWPSTYITSNMSSPRIPSFNPSTVYYTPIRKAWYYEIILTNLLINEYSIVDNCKELNLHKTIIDSGTTNIYLPMKIFQQFINILFMKYIMNNKNYINIMNKKLFWLGKNAYCLPIHSNNNHNHNTNHNGNHNGDHNNEILQKFYQLFPMIEFQLISSININNQVVSLLLSPQQYVRYLGRINQNNQSRDCFAFAIQPTHRNTILGSVFLEAYYTIFDQENMRIGFTNSPCNSYTNNPSQSISKVNGFKQWNKTYKFILFTKTYHKSINIHNYLSPLDCAVYRPTKSIQLLYFKKLYSRIFWLSSLVNFILIPLFISLKVKYIC from the exons atgaacggACTATTAAGATTAATTCGAATCATCAAATTGTATTACATCATTATATGTTATCAACTAATTGAATTAAATCATATTGTTGAAACTATATTTCtaccttcttcttcttcttcttcttcttcttcttcttcttcttcttcttctacgtCATCATCTTCATCTATTATTTATAATCTTTCTGGTATACCTGGACAAGGATATTATATGACAGTTTATATTGGTAAACCAAATCAAAAA ATACACTTACTTGTTGATACTGGTAGTAGTAACTTAGCAATTGCTGGTAGAAATTTAACAAATGTTGACAATTGGTTCGAATCTACCAAATCATCTACATTAAGATGTAGTGACCATTTAATTCAACATGTACATTATTTGAAAGGTTATTGGTCTGGTATTTATTGTCAAGATGAATttgattttacaaataaacaag ATACAACAATGATCAATCGttatccaatgaataataataataataataataataataatagaattcaTATGTCATttagtttaatttttaattcaacTAAAGTATTTCTATCACATACTAATATTACATGGTATGGAATTATTGGATTAGgatttaattcaatttatattaaaccaaaatcaataaaacatcataataatgatcaaatcaatttattgattgattggaaaaatcaattcatgaatcaaattatgaataataaaaatcaattcaCTTATTTAGATCAATTAAATTCAATATGGaaaattcataaacaatttggattattattatgtggAACTACCAtg TTCAACGATCCAGATATGAATTCACGAAAGATGTCAGGCAAACTAATCATTGGTCGAACAGATTTAAATCTCCTCTGGCCGTCTACTTATATTACTAGTAATATGTCATCACCGAGAATTCCAAGCTTTAACCCATCAACAGTTTATTACACACCTATTCGAAAAGCATGGTATTATGAAATAATTCTGACCAATCTTTTGATTAATGAATACAGTATAGTAGACAATTGTAAAGAG ttaaatttacataaaacaatcattgataGTGGAACAACGAATATTTATTTACCAATGAAAATTTTTCAACAATTCATTAATATTCTATTCATGaaatacataatgaataataaaaattatataaatataatgaataagaaATTATTTTGGCTTGGTAAAAATGCTTATTGTTTACCTATCCATagtaataacaatcataatcataatactaATCATAACGGTAATCATAATGgtgatcataataatgaaatattacaaaaattttatcaattatttccaatgattgaatttcaattaatatcaagtataaatataaataatcaagTAGTATCTTTACTACTATCACCTCag caATATGTTAGGTATCTTGGTCGAATAAACCAAAATAACCAAAGTAGAGATTGTTTTGCTTTTGCTATACAACCAACTCATAGAAATACAATATTGGGTTCAGTATTTCTCGAAGCATACTATACTATATTTGATCAAGAAAATATGCGG ATTGGATTTACTAATTCCCCATGCAATTCATATACAAATAATCCAAGTCAATCTATATCTAAAGTGAATGGATTCAAACAATGGAATAaaacatataaatttattttattcacaaaaACTTATCATAAATCTAtcaatattcataattatttatcacCATTAGATTGTGCTGTTTATAGACCAACAAAATCTATacaattattatatttcaaaaaattatattctagaatattctGGTTATCTTCATTAGTCAATTTTATCTTAAttcctttatttatttcattaaaagtcaaatatatttgttaa